The genomic segment CAGATTATGCTGCTGTACGCCATTGGCACCCCACTGCTGCACATTGGCACCGTTTTCCGCCTTGCCCTCCTGCACCTCCAGATACAAGCCGCTGTTCACATTCTGAATCTGATAGGTGGTATTTGCCGGAAGCTCCGTTCCGGGCAGTTCCGAGATGGTGGAGAAAGACACGCTTTTTGCCACCAGTTCCGCCAGCACCGTTGCGCCGGCACGGTTTGGATGCAGGGTATCCGAATCAATATACAGGGTATCTGTAACAGTTTGCCCTACGGATTTACAGTGGTTGTAGAACAGCTTGAACAGGTCGATGCACTGCACATTCTGCTCGCTGGCAACCTGCTTGACGGTGCCATTGAACCAGCGTCCGCTGTCCGCATTCAACGCAGAGTTGGAGATGTCACCCTGACGTCCCTGCTGTGCAACCAGGATCACCGTAGCGCCCTTTGCTTTAGCCTGCTTGGTCATGGAGGTGAGGGCATTGTAGTATGCCTCCTGGTTGGAGTAGTTGGTATCGTTGATGCCGATGGAGATGAAATAGTAATCTCCCGGTTTGATGTATTTGAGAATGGCGTCAAACTGCCCGTAGTTCATAAACGCTTCTGCATACTGTCCGCCGGTCGCCATGTTCCGGACCTGGTACACATTGGTGTCAATGAACCGGGGGAAGATTTGTCCCCAGCCAGCCTGCGTGCTGGTCGCCAGAGGGTAGTAGTTGCAGACGGTAGAATCCCCACAAAGCCAGATGGTAGGTTTCATCGTGGGATCGCTGGACAGCTTTGTGATCTCCAGGGCACTGAGCGTGTAGGGATATCCATCCTTCCCGGCGGTACAGTTGATATTCAGCTGACCGTCCGTAATGGGGATCTGGAAGGTATCCGTTGCGTTGTTGCCCGTCAGATTCATCAGCTGATATACACCTTCTGCAGCTACACTGGTGCGGTTAGTATTGCCCAAAGTCACCGTAACCTGATACAGCCCGTTATCCAGATCTACGTCAAAGGTGTTGTCCGTAGAAACACCGGATGTTACGAACTGAACTGCATCGCTCAGTGCGCCGCTGCCGGATGCGGTAACGTTTTTCATATTTCCCGGTGTCCGGAAGCCATAGCCTCGCTGCGCAGAATAGCTGGTGGATGCATCCACTCCGATGTATCCGTTTTCCGTACCGCCTGCACCAAAATCAAAGCGGTAGCTGCTTGGCGCTGCGGATACGGACTGGCTTTCACTGATGTCCGGCAGGCCAGCCAAACAGGTGCATGCCATTGCCGCTGCAGACAGCATGCCCATCAGGCGTTTCAACCTGAACTTCATAATCATTCCCCCTTGTGTCGTTTGCATTCTAACCTTTTATAGATTGATTGTAACATTATGTACACAGTCTGTCAATATATATAGTGCAATTAGAACAGAAATGTCATATAAATAGTACAAAAGCACAGCTGGAACGCCTACAAGGTTGACGGAGCCGTTTTCCTCTGCTATAATAATACTGAACGACAACACCGCACAAGCCTTGTTGGATGTTGCCTTAAAATGAGAAACCGGAGCGTGAAACCATGCGTCAGAATCATATCGCCCTGGCAGCGGCTGCTGTGCTGCTGACAGGCTGCGTAACGGGCTGCTCCTCTGCACAGCAAAGCAGTCAGACACCTATATCCACCACCGCAGAATCCTCCGCTCTGTCCGACTCGGACAGAGCGCTGATTGACCGTTCCCTGGCATCTATTGGGAATACCAGCCGAATCCGGGCTGCCATGGATCGAGCCAAAACCGGCAATGTGACCATCGGGTTTATTGGCGGTTCTATTACCGAGGGCATGACAGCAGGGGGGAACGACTGCTATGCAGCACGTACCCATCAGTATTTCCAGACGCAGTTCGCCGAAGGAAAGGAAGTACAGTACGTCAATGCTGGACTCAGCGGCACCTCCTCGGTACTGGGATTGCTCCGGGCACAGAAGGAATTGTTTCAGTATGCGCCGGATGTAATCTTCATTGAGTTTGCAGTCAATGACGCCCAGGATGCACAGCACCGCATTGCCTACGAAAGCCTGGTAAAGGAATGCTTGAATCAGCCACAGAAGCCGGCGGTGGTATTGCTGTTTACTGTGCTGAAGGACGGGTACTCCTGTCAGGAACAAATGGCACAGATCGGTGCAGCCTATGACCTGCCCATGATCAGTGTAGGAGACGCACTGAACCCGGCGTTCCAGTCCGGTGACATGCAGTGGAGCGAATACTCCGATGATACCTCTCATCCCAACAAATTCGGACATCAGCTTGTGGCATCCATGCTTTCCAATTACCTGGACAAAGCTGCAACTCAGCCTCCGACCGAGGAGAAGCTGCCGGAGACGCCGGTATTCGGAGATGGATACATGGGGGCAACCCTGCTGGATATGTCCGCAGTAGCCGTAACAGGATATGGCTCCTTTGAACCAAAAAGCTTTTCTATGCTGTTCGATCGGGGATTCGCTGCCAAAGCGGACGGTACAGCGCAGCCTCTGTGCTTTACGGTTACAGGAAAGAAGCTGTTTTTGGTGTATACCGCCCAGAACAGCGTAGATTGGGGCATTGCCGGTGTGTATGTAAACGGACGACTGGCAAGCACAATCACTGCTAACAGCAAGAACGGCTGGGGTGATCCGGCAGTGGAACTTGCTTATGAAAGCGACACCCCGCAGGAATTACAAGTGCAGATCTCCATGCTGGCAGAGCAGGAATCCAAGCAGTTTCAGCTTCTTGGCGTTGGAGTGCAGTAAAAACGACACCACATAGGAAAAGCCGTACTTGCAGAGCATGCAGGTACGGCTTCTTTTTTACTTTGATGCAGCAGGAATGGTTTGCTGTTCCACTGGTTTTGGGGAATTGTTTTTCACGTCCTGGTTCATTTTGAATACGTCTGCCACATCGCTGATGGTGATATAGGCGGCAGGATCGATGTTATGGACGATGGTTTTCATCTTGCTGATCTGGAACCGGTTCAGTACAATATAGATCACGTTCCGGTCAGCTCCGGAATAAAAGCCCTTGGCGGAGAGGATGGTCATACCTTGTTCAAACTCCAGGGACAACGCCTTGCAGACTTCCTTTTGCTTGGCGGAAACGATCAACGCCGCCTTGGAACGATCCAGACCTTCTACGATAAAGTCCACGGTTTTTAGTGCCGCCATGTAGGTGACGATGGAATACAGGGGAAGGATCCAGCTGTGCATCACAAATCCGCAGACAATGTACAACAGAATGTTGTATGCCATGACGAAAGTACCTACGGTAATGCCCAAGCGTTTTGCAAAGATCACCGCCATGACTTCGATGCCGTCCATGGCGCCTCCGTACCGGATGGCAGTGCCACTGCCCAATCCGGATATCAGACCGCCGAACAGGGCGCAAAGCAGCAGATCCTCTCCGGCAAGGGGGGAGGCGATGCTCACATCCACCGGCAGAACGTCCGTGATGAGCCATGCTCCAAGGGAATAGATGGCGACGGAATAGATCGCATAGATCGTAAACGTGATCCCCTGTTTTTTCAGACCATACAGGAACAGAGGAACGTTCAGCAGGATCAGAAACACGGAAAGGCTCCAGGCATCCGGCGTGATCTGCGCAAGGAGCATAGAAGTACCGGAAATGCCGCTGTCGTATAATTTGACCGGCGACAGAAAAATCGTGACGCCAAAAGCGTTGATGATGCCTGCAATGGTCAGCATCAGAAAATTCCTTGGATTCAGGCGCTTTAGGGCGCGTTTGTACTTGAGCAGTTTGTGGGTTCTTTTCATGGACATCCTCCTGTTCTGTCGGGGGCGGATCGGTTTCAGCAGCCGTTTGTGCGGTGCTGTTTTTACTTAAACATGTATTGCGTGTAACCGTTTTCACGCAGCCATGCTTCAGCCTGTGTCTGCTCCTGCTGCCGGAAGGATCGCTCCCGGAAACAGGGGATCAGGTGCATATCGCCGCAAAGCTCCTGAGCGATGGGCATCAGCACCTGTAGCTTTTCCTGCATGCTTAATCCGGACATGCTGATCTTCTGGTTGTTGTGCCAGAAGGAATCCCGGAAGGAATTCGGATCAATATATACAACGGCGCTTGGGGTGTTGAGCATTACCGGCTGCAGCGCCTCCGCATCCCGATTCAGTGCATCATACAGAGAAAAGGTATACATAGCACCACCCCCTTGCTGGGAAGCGGTCTGGTGTACACCGTTGAGCACCCGGATCAGCCCTTCTGCACGGTTTTGCTTACTCTGCACCGGACTGCCCAGCAACTCCAGATCCGTGTCATAAAAATGAGGGTAATCCAGGTCAGTACAGAGGATATTCTGAAAGCCTGCCTGCATGATTTCAGCAGTCAGAGCCTGTAAGTATGCCGCTGCAGAATCAGAGAAGGGTGACATCCAGGGCTTGCCGCCCTTTTCCGGCTTATTGTCCAGCCACCTGCTGTAGCCATCCTCCAGCAAAAATCCGGCGGTCGTATCATAAGTAGGGTAGTAGGCATCATCCAACAGGGAAAGCTTGGCAATGGCAGAAAGCTGGTGGCTTTGTATGCTTTCTGCAATTTCCCGGATGGTCAGTGTCGCATCCTTACATGCACCGCTGGCGACTGCACCCTTTACCTGGGATTGATACAGCAGAGCACCTCCCTCGATTTTCAGAGGCACGATCACACAGCATCCGGCGGGGATTTCCTGCAAAGCAGCATCCAGCGCCTCCGGGCTTTTCAAAGCGTCCTCCTTGAGAAACCTTCCTACATATTCAAAGGATTTCAGTCCGATATCTGCGGCAGGCACAGCTCCGGTTGTGGTAACAGACGAGGTGGTTTCCGGGTCTGATGCAGTTGTGGTCAGCTTAGCAGTTGTGACTGTCTCCGTTGGTGTTGGTTCAGAAGCAGGTTCTGTGACGGTCTGGGAGGAATCCGGCGTGGATTCTGTACCTCCCGTCCATTTGTGGAGCAATCGGCTCAATGGCTCGGCGGCAAGGTATCCTGCCACCACCAGCAGACCAATCATCAGCATGGTCAGTAAAACGGACAGAACCGAACGGAACCGGTGCTTTGTATGGAACATATTGCGCTGTCTGCCCCGGCGGGAGTAGACTTTGCGCCCTCTTGGATCTCTTCTCATGAATGGGTCTCCTTTGTTTTTCTTTTGTTCTTTGTTTCTTTCTCTATGTCACCAAGCCTGCTTGGTGCGGTGTTGCCTATATAATATTTGCGGCGTAAAGCGCCATACTTAATATGCCGATATAAAGCAGGATCGCTGGATATCCCCGGACGCTGGCAGGCACTCGCTCACTGGTCAGCTTGGGGTACACGGCTTTCAGCGTCCATGCGCCGATCACGAACCCCAACCCGGCAGTCAGCCCGAACCGCAGACTTGCGGACAAACTGCCGCTTTGCTCGGCATTCAGCAGCAGAGTGCCCAGTACGGCACAGTTGAAGGTACACAGGTGCACATATTTCCGGAACCGATAGAAGGTGGGTCTGCCCACTGCGTGAAGGAATACCAGCAGGAAGATGTACAGCACTGCCAGTACCAGGATATATGCCACCGGTCGGTATGCAATATCTAAAGCCGGAAACAGCTGGTTGACGCCATAGGTGATGCCGCAGCCCAGGGTGGTCAGAATGGTGACCATCAGACCGATTCCCACAAAATCCGTTTTGCTTTTTGCAGAAGCGGTAATGGTACTGATACCCAGCGCCTTTGTAAAGATCAGATTGGCTGTAATGGCGGTCAGGAGCACAGAAAGCAGATTGTTCATGCTGCACGCTCCTTTCTGCGGCGGAACAGGATCCGCAGCTTATGGAAGCATACTGTCAACAGTCCGGTCACAAGGAATCCGCCTGGGACAGTGGCAAGACCCGGCATGACATGGCGGAAGCCGGTCATATTGCCGAACATGGTTCCGTAGGCAAGCAGTTCCCGGATAAATCCCACCAACAGGGCTGCAAGATCAAAACCCAGAATGTAGCACAGCAGGGTCACAAATAAGGTTACGCCGTCCTGTCGGTTGAACAAAAATTCTGTTTGCGTGGTAATCAGACTGCTGACCGTCAGCAGGGGCAGGTAAATGCCCATAGCTTCAAACTCCAGGGGAAAATATTCTGCGCAAACCTGGGACAGGGGGACATACACCAGTGCAGCAATCAGACTGTATACTATAATACGAAGCCCATACACCAGCCGCCGGGGCACAAAGGAGGAAAGCATCACGGAAATGAAGGACAGCATGGAGAACATCAGACACAACACCAGGGCATGCGCAAGGGTATCGGCACAGACGATAACCGGGCCGGCAATCAGTCCGCCGATAAGCACCGGATTTTTGTAAAAGAAGCCGTCGTAGATGGTCTTTTTGCGTTTAGCGCTCATGCTGTTCCACCTCCTGTTCCCGATGGGTACGCCGGTATTGCTGCCGACGGCGGGCATATTCCATCTGCCAGCTTTGGGATTTCAGAAATTGTGCCAGCGGACTGAGCAGGATGGCAGTAATGGCCACAGCATATTCGATTTCGGCGAAGGTGGTCAGATACATAGAAAGGATGGCTGCCAGAAAACCGTAGAGAATGCCCCCAAGGCTTTTCGGCGCAATCCGCTGATCCGCAATCAGGAATACGGCCCCGAACAGGGTCATATTGCAGCCCAGAAGCTTGATTATATAGTCAAAATCCGCCCCCGCCAGCAGGCTCATGAGCAGATATTCCAACAGAAAGGTTACCAGCGTGGAAATGGCAACACTACGCCGGGCGATCAGAATGAAGACACCCACCGTCAGCAGCAGGATGCAGCCGGTTCCCATAGGACCGGGCAGTGCGCCCAGCAGCAGCTTGTCACTGAGATCTATCATTCGGTTGGCATGGAACTGGGCGGAGGCAGACATGGTGTATGCCGCATCGATCTGATTTCCGAGCGGCAATGCAGTATAGGGCTGGGGAAACTGGAGCAGCTCCGTGCCGAATGCCAGTATGGAAAATGTATAGCCGACAGCAGCAGGCGGAAACAGCAGATTTACTCTGCCGCCGAACAAGGCTTTTCCAATGATAATTGCTGCAAAACAGGTTATGATAAGCGTATCATAGCGCACAGATGCCGGCATCATCAGAGTCAGCGTCAATCCTGTATTGACTGCATCCAGATGGGCAGCCCGTATAGGCTGATTTCGTAGATGCAGACACACAGCGTCCAGAGCCAGACAGGTGCCGGATGCGATCAGCGCCAGGATCAGCACCCGGATGCCGTAATAATAACCGGAAAGAATGAGCAGCGCAAGCTGGACAAGAAACAGATCCAGCACAACGGCAGCTGCCGTTTTTCTATGCAATGGGAGCACCTCCTTGAATTTTATGTGAAAGGAACAGCCGTGTATGACCATGTATCGGATCAGCCCCACCGCCGTAAAGATTCATATGACCGGGGCGGAGCTGCGTGCTTACCGGGTCACCTTTGACCTGTTCGGACAAAATGAGCCGGCAGTCATGCGTCTGCTGGAGGATCTGGTGGCGGCTGCTGTCCGGCGCTTGGGAATTCCGCTGGCTGGCAGCAGGATCTGCGTCGAGGTTTTTGCACGCAGGGACGGCGGCTGTTATATTTACCTGTCCGCAGCGGATCGCACAGAGCAGACCGGAGCGGTACAGGATGTGATGCTGTATGAATTTGAGAAGATGGCGGATCTGATTCAATGCTGCCGGGGCTGTCTTGCTTGCTGGCCTGCCTGCGGACAAAGCGCCTGTTACCGCAATGCCGGACGGTACCGACTGGTACTGCGGGTGCCCCAGCCGGATCAGCAGCGGATCTGCATGCGGATGGGGGAATTTGCTGCACCGGCGCAAGCTACGCCCCAGCTTCTGGCACAGACCCTGGAACATTTCCAATGCGTCGCCTCCGGGGATGCTGTTACCCGGCTTGCGGGCTGGAGTCATCTCCCCGCAGCAGAGCCGCAGCCCGGAACGGATCCGCAGCCTGGAACAGATAGCTGCCGGTAACAAGCTCATTGGCTCCTGCCTGTCGGGCAATGGGTGCGGTCTGGTCGTTGATGCCCCCGTCTACCTGAATACAGAGTTTTGGATAGTCCCGGCGCAGCTGTCGAACCTTTTCCGTGGTATCGGGCAGATAGCTTTGTCCGCCAAAGCCAGGCTCTACGGTCATAACCAGCACCATATCCGCCAGGGACAGGTAGGGGATCACGTCCTCCACCGGTGTGCCCGGCTTGATGGCGATACCAGCCTGACGGCCTGTCTGTCGGATCGCTTCCAGAGTTGCCCGGGGATCACTGCTGCTTTCCAGGTGAAAAGTGATCCGGTCTGCTCCGGCTTTTGCAAATGCTGATACATACCGCAGGGGATCGGTGATCATCAGATGCACATCCAGAAACAGCTTTGTATGCCGCCGGATGGCGGAAAGCATGGGAATGCCAAAGGAAATGTTGGGAACAAAGACTCCGTCCATCACGTCGAAGTGTACCATATCGATCTGCCATGTGCGAAGCTTGTCCAGAGCCTCACCCAGGTGACAGATATCTGCGCCTAAAATGGATGCGGAAACAATCGTATTCACTTGAACCTCCAAAGAAACGGTTTCGGGCAAAGTCCGGGAAGCCTGTGCAAGGATCACAGACAGCAGATTGCCCAAATACCATAATCCACACTTATTTATATTATACAGCAAGCGGCAGCAAAGGTCAAGGTACAGTTGACGGTTTCCCACGGATGTGCTATACTTTTTTTGAAGCTGATCGGGAAAGGGCGGATGGGCATTGACCACAAAGGAACAGGTACGAATGGAACTGGAGCGTGCCGGCGGCGGATTTTTATCCGGCACTCAACTGGCACAGCAGCTTGGAGTAAGCCGGAACGCTGTCTGGAAAGCCGTGCAGACA from the Ruminococcus champanellensis 18P13 = JCM 17042 genome contains:
- a CDS encoding SGNH/GDSL hydrolase family protein, encoding MRQNHIALAAAAVLLTGCVTGCSSAQQSSQTPISTTAESSALSDSDRALIDRSLASIGNTSRIRAAMDRAKTGNVTIGFIGGSITEGMTAGGNDCYAARTHQYFQTQFAEGKEVQYVNAGLSGTSSVLGLLRAQKELFQYAPDVIFIEFAVNDAQDAQHRIAYESLVKECLNQPQKPAVVLLFTVLKDGYSCQEQMAQIGAAYDLPMISVGDALNPAFQSGDMQWSEYSDDTSHPNKFGHQLVASMLSNYLDKAATQPPTEEKLPETPVFGDGYMGATLLDMSAVAVTGYGSFEPKSFSMLFDRGFAAKADGTAQPLCFTVTGKKLFLVYTAQNSVDWGIAGVYVNGRLASTITANSKNGWGDPAVELAYESDTPQELQVQISMLAEQESKQFQLLGVGVQ
- a CDS encoding YitT family protein; the protein is MKRTHKLLKYKRALKRLNPRNFLMLTIAGIINAFGVTIFLSPVKLYDSGISGTSMLLAQITPDAWSLSVFLILLNVPLFLYGLKKQGITFTIYAIYSVAIYSLGAWLITDVLPVDVSIASPLAGEDLLLCALFGGLISGLGSGTAIRYGGAMDGIEVMAVIFAKRLGITVGTFVMAYNILLYIVCGFVMHSWILPLYSIVTYMAALKTVDFIVEGLDRSKAALIVSAKQKEVCKALSLEFEQGMTILSAKGFYSGADRNVIYIVLNRFQISKMKTIVHNIDPAAYITISDVADVFKMNQDVKNNSPKPVEQQTIPAASK
- a CDS encoding putative glycoside hydrolase, which translates into the protein MRRDPRGRKVYSRRGRQRNMFHTKHRFRSVLSVLLTMLMIGLLVVAGYLAAEPLSRLLHKWTGGTESTPDSSQTVTEPASEPTPTETVTTAKLTTTASDPETTSSVTTTGAVPAADIGLKSFEYVGRFLKEDALKSPEALDAALQEIPAGCCVIVPLKIEGGALLYQSQVKGAVASGACKDATLTIREIAESIQSHQLSAIAKLSLLDDAYYPTYDTTAGFLLEDGYSRWLDNKPEKGGKPWMSPFSDSAAAYLQALTAEIMQAGFQNILCTDLDYPHFYDTDLELLGSPVQSKQNRAEGLIRVLNGVHQTASQQGGGAMYTFSLYDALNRDAEALQPVMLNTPSAVVYIDPNSFRDSFWHNNQKISMSGLSMQEKLQVLMPIAQELCGDMHLIPCFRERSFRQQEQTQAEAWLRENGYTQYMFK
- a CDS encoding Rnf-Nqr domain containing protein, which encodes MNNLLSVLLTAITANLIFTKALGISTITASAKSKTDFVGIGLMVTILTTLGCGITYGVNQLFPALDIAYRPVAYILVLAVLYIFLLVFLHAVGRPTFYRFRKYVHLCTFNCAVLGTLLLNAEQSGSLSASLRFGLTAGLGFVIGAWTLKAVYPKLTSERVPASVRGYPAILLYIGILSMALYAANII
- a CDS encoding Rnf-Nqr domain containing protein; its protein translation is MSAKRKKTIYDGFFYKNPVLIGGLIAGPVIVCADTLAHALVLCLMFSMLSFISVMLSSFVPRRLVYGLRIIVYSLIAALVYVPLSQVCAEYFPLEFEAMGIYLPLLTVSSLITTQTEFLFNRQDGVTLFVTLLCYILGFDLAALLVGFIRELLAYGTMFGNMTGFRHVMPGLATVPGGFLVTGLLTVCFHKLRILFRRRKERAA
- a CDS encoding RnfABCDGE type electron transport complex subunit D, producing the protein MHRKTAAAVVLDLFLVQLALLILSGYYYGIRVLILALIASGTCLALDAVCLHLRNQPIRAAHLDAVNTGLTLTLMMPASVRYDTLIITCFAAIIIGKALFGGRVNLLFPPAAVGYTFSILAFGTELLQFPQPYTALPLGNQIDAAYTMSASAQFHANRMIDLSDKLLLGALPGPMGTGCILLLTVGVFILIARRSVAISTLVTFLLEYLLMSLLAGADFDYIIKLLGCNMTLFGAVFLIADQRIAPKSLGGILYGFLAAILSMYLTTFAEIEYAVAITAILLSPLAQFLKSQSWQMEYARRRQQYRRTHREQEVEQHER
- a CDS encoding adaptor protein MecA translates to MTMYRISPTAVKIHMTGAELRAYRVTFDLFGQNEPAVMRLLEDLVAAAVRRLGIPLAGSRICVEVFARRDGGCYIYLSAADRTEQTGAVQDVMLYEFEKMADLIQCCRGCLACWPACGQSACYRNAGRYRLVLRVPQPDQQRICMRMGEFAAPAQATPQLLAQTLEHFQCVASGDAVTRLAGWSHLPAAEPQPGTDPQPGTDSCR
- the rpe gene encoding ribulose-phosphate 3-epimerase, encoding MNTIVSASILGADICHLGEALDKLRTWQIDMVHFDVMDGVFVPNISFGIPMLSAIRRHTKLFLDVHLMITDPLRYVSAFAKAGADRITFHLESSSDPRATLEAIRQTGRQAGIAIKPGTPVEDVIPYLSLADMVLVMTVEPGFGGQSYLPDTTEKVRQLRRDYPKLCIQVDGGINDQTAPIARQAGANELVTGSYLFQAADPFRAAALLRGDDSSPQAG